The nucleotide window AGTTTAGATTATTTCTAAACAAACGCCGGGTAGTTGTCCGGCCGGAATTTGCGCCAATCAGCATGAACCACACCTTCACTGTCAACCTTCGTCGCTCCAGCGGGAGCTTCCTCTTTTGTTTCTCCTGTTGCTGGCGGCGCTGCTGCCTGGCACCCTGCTGGCTCAAACCAACGGCATCCTGCGGGGTACGGTGCGCACGGCCGATGCCCAGCCCGCCGAACAAATAAACGTGGCACTGGAAGGCACCACCCGCGGCACCGCCACCGACGCCCAGGGTGCTTACGTACTGCGGAGCGTGGTGCCGGGCAGCTATACGTTGGTGATTTCGTTGGTAGGCTACGAGCCCAAGCGGCTGCCGGTAGAAGTACGGGCCGGCGAAACTACCCGGGTACCCGAAGTGGTACTGGCCGAGAGTGCTCAGCAGCTGCGCGAAGTAGTAGTGAGCGGCAACCGCACCAACAAGTTTACCCGCAAGCAGTCGGTGGACGTGAACAAGATGCCGCTCGATAACCTGGAAAATCCGCAGGTGTACGCCACCGTGGGCAAGGAGCTGCTGACGGAGCAGCTGGTGTTTTCGGTGGATGATGCCACCCGCAACGCCCCAGGCCTGCAGAAAATGTGGGACGCTACCGGCCGCGGCGGCGACGGCGGCGCCTTCTACGCCGCGCGGGGCTTCGTGACGCAAAGCCAGCTGCGCAACGGCGTGGCCGGCAACGTGACCGGCAACATTGACGCGGTAAACCTGGAAAAGCTGGAAGTTATCAAAGGCCCGTCGGCCACGCTGTTTGGCTCGGCACTGACCTCGTACGGTGGCCTGCTGAACCGCGTCACCAAAAAGCCTACCGAAACCTTCGGCGGCGAAATCAACGTAGCGGCCGGTTCCTACGGCTTCCACCGCGTGAGTGCCGACGTGAACCTGGTGGACCCAAACACCCCTGCCGATCAGCCCAAAACGCTGGGCTTCCGCCTGAACACGGCGTACACGTACGAAGACAACTTTCAGAATAAAGGCTACACGGGCTTCAACAAGAATCTGGCCGTGGCACCCAGCCTGCAGTGGCGCCCCTCGGACCGGCTGACCGTCAACCTCGACGCGGAAATCTACAAGGGCCGGGGCACGGGCAACCAGTTTATCTTCTTCTACTTCCCGTCGGCTACGCTGGGCTTCGACCGGGCTGACCAGTCGCCGTTTGATTACCACCAGTCGTACCAGGGGCCGGGCCTGATTCAGAATTCGCGCAGTACCAACCTGTTTGGGCAGGTACGCTACAAGATTTCGCCCAGCTTCACGGCTACCACCTACCTGACCAGCAGCAACAGCTACTCGGATGGCAACTCGGCGTACTTCTACCTGACGCCGTCTACCCCAGGCTTCCGCCTCCGCCACCCCGAGCTGCCCGAAGCGGCCAACTACCTGGTGCGGGCCGACCAATCGACGGACAACAGCCAGCGGCAGCTATGGGAAGCGCAGCAGCTGTTCAACGGCGACTTTCAGGTGGGCAGCCTGCGCAACCGCGTAGTGCTGGGCCTGGATTTCCTGCGCATCGACTCAGATATTAATTTCATAGGCGGCAACGCCGATACGGTGGCCTTGTCCTCGCCCCGGCCCGTGCTGGACCAGTTCAACGGAACCAACATGAACGCCGTGTACGCCCGCGGCGGTGGTGGCCGCTACCTGGTTACCACCAAGTCCAACACCTACAGCGCCTTCGTGTCGGACGTGCTGAACCTGACCGAGCAGCTGAGCGTGCTGGCCGCCCTGCGCGTAGACCACGTCAACAACAAAGGCGGATTGTACTACTCACCCGTGGCGGCCTACACGCAAACCACCTGGTCGCCCAAATTCGGGGTGGTGTATCAGCCGGTGAAGGACCGGGTAAGCGTATTTGCCAACTACCAGAACAGCTTCAACAACCTGGGCATTTACCTGGCCGAAGACGGCAGCCGCCCGCTGGCCCGGCCGGAGCGCGCCAACCAGTGGGAGGGTGGAGTGAAGCTGGATGCCGCCGCCGGCCGCCTTAGCGCCACGGTGAGCTACTACAACATTCGGGTGCAGGACCAGCTGCGGCTGCTGGGCTACGCGCCTACTACGTTTGAAGCCATCAATGCCCAGGATGCCACCCAGCGCAGCAAGGGCGTAGAAGTCAGCGTTATTGCCAATCCGGTGAGCGGTCTGAACATAGTCGGCGGCTTCTCCTACAACGACTCGAAATTTGAGAACTCGCCGGAAGACGTGAACGGCCGCCGCCCCAACACAGCCTCTTCGCCCTACCTGGCGAATGCGTGGGTAAGCTACCGTCAGCCCGAGGGTGCGCTGCGCGGCCTGGGCGCGGGCTTCGGGGGAAACTACGTCAGCGAAAACCGCGTGCTGAATACGAGCACCAACGTGTTTACCTTGCCGAGCTACACGTTGCTCAACGCCAGCATCTTCTACGACCAGCCCAAGTACCGCCTGTCGGCCAAGGTAGACAACCTTACCGACCAGCAATACTGGACGGGCTACACTACCATGAACGCGCAAAAGCTGCGCAGCGTGGTGGGCAGCATTGCCTACAAGTTTTAATGCTATAAACTGTCATTCCGAACAAAGCGGGGAATCGTACTGGTCAACCGGAACCCCAGATTCCTCGCTTTGCTTGGAATGACAGCTTTTTCCTGTCTCTAGCCATGACCCCATTCAAGAAAGCCGTTGGCAAGCTGCACCTCTGGCTCGGGCTGGCGTCCGGGCTGGTGGTATTTATCGTGAGCATTACCGGGGCCATCTTCACGTTTCAGGACGACATCCGGGACCTGACCGAGCCCTGGCGTAAGGTGGACGTGCAGGCGACGGCGCCGGTGCTGCCCTCGCGCCTGCAGGCCGCGGCGCTGGCCGGCCACCCCGGCGTGGCGGCCAAGGACTGCTGGACCACGTACTTCGGGCCCGACCGCTCGGCCACGGTGTTCTTCACCGACAAAGCCGGGGCGCCAATGCTCGTGTACCTGAACCCCTACACCGGGCAGGTGCTGCACGGGATGGACCTGCGCACGCACTTTTTTACCATCATTCAGGAAATCCACATGCACCTGCTGCTGCCTGAGGCGGTAGCCAAGTGGGTGGTGGGCGGCTCCATTTCCATTTTTGTGGTGATGCTGCTGTCGGGCCTGGTGCTGTGGTGGCCCAAGCGCAAGCAGGAGCGCAAGCAGCGCTTTGCCATCAAGTGGGGCGCCCGGTGGCGGC belongs to Hymenobacter sp. J193 and includes:
- a CDS encoding TonB-dependent receptor; translation: MFLLLLAALLPGTLLAQTNGILRGTVRTADAQPAEQINVALEGTTRGTATDAQGAYVLRSVVPGSYTLVISLVGYEPKRLPVEVRAGETTRVPEVVLAESAQQLREVVVSGNRTNKFTRKQSVDVNKMPLDNLENPQVYATVGKELLTEQLVFSVDDATRNAPGLQKMWDATGRGGDGGAFYAARGFVTQSQLRNGVAGNVTGNIDAVNLEKLEVIKGPSATLFGSALTSYGGLLNRVTKKPTETFGGEINVAAGSYGFHRVSADVNLVDPNTPADQPKTLGFRLNTAYTYEDNFQNKGYTGFNKNLAVAPSLQWRPSDRLTVNLDAEIYKGRGTGNQFIFFYFPSATLGFDRADQSPFDYHQSYQGPGLIQNSRSTNLFGQVRYKISPSFTATTYLTSSNSYSDGNSAYFYLTPSTPGFRLRHPELPEAANYLVRADQSTDNSQRQLWEAQQLFNGDFQVGSLRNRVVLGLDFLRIDSDINFIGGNADTVALSSPRPVLDQFNGTNMNAVYARGGGGRYLVTTKSNTYSAFVSDVLNLTEQLSVLAALRVDHVNNKGGLYYSPVAAYTQTTWSPKFGVVYQPVKDRVSVFANYQNSFNNLGIYLAEDGSRPLARPERANQWEGGVKLDAAAGRLSATVSYYNIRVQDQLRLLGYAPTTFEAINAQDATQRSKGVEVSVIANPVSGLNIVGGFSYNDSKFENSPEDVNGRRPNTASSPYLANAWVSYRQPEGALRGLGAGFGGNYVSENRVLNTSTNVFTLPSYTLLNASIFYDQPKYRLSAKVDNLTDQQYWTGYTTMNAQKLRSVVGSIAYKF